The Miltoncostaea marina DNA window CGGCGCCAGGCCGGCCGGCGCCAGCACGGCGTCGAGCGTGCGCAGGTGCTGCTCGGCCAGCGTCTCCGTCGGCACGAGCACCGCCGCCTGGGCACCCGCCTCGACCGCCTGGCAGATCGCCAGCACGGCCACGAGCGTCTTGCCGGAGCCCACCTCGCCCTGCAGCAGGCGGCGCATGGGGACCGGGCGGGCGAGGTCGCGGCCCACCTCGCGGGCGGCCCGCCGCTGCGGCGCGGTGAGGCGGAAGGGCAGCGCCGCCAGCAGCGGCCCCGAGCGCTCGCCGGTGGCCTCCAGGGGCGGCGCGGCGCGCGTGCCCGACTGCGCCCGGCGCACGGCCAGCAGGCCGAGCTGCAGCACGACGAGCTCCTCGACCACCATGCGGCGGCGCCCGAGCCGCGCCTCGGCCCGCGAGCGCGGGAAGTGGACGCCCACCAGGGCGTCGGCCGCGCCGGGCAGGCCCAGCCGGTGGCGCACCCGGGCCGGCAGCCGCTCCGGCGCCGCCCGGGCGAGGGGCCGGGCGAGATCGATCAGCTCGCGGATGCGCCGCACCGGCATCGCCTCGGTGGCCGGGTACACCGGGACCAGGCCGGTGGTGTGCAGGCCCTCCGACCCCGGCCCGCCGAGCACCTCGTGGCTGCGCACCGCGATCTCCCGGCGCCCGCCGGTGCCCACCCTGCCGCGCAGCAGCAGCTCGTCGCCCGGCTGCAGGACGCGGGCCAGGTGCTGCTGGTTGAACCAGGTGGCGCCCATGCGGCCGGTCGCGTCGTGCACCCGCGCGGACACGATCCGCAGCCCCCGCCGGCGCGTCGGCCGCACCGCGATCGAGTCGAGCACCACCCGCACGGTGGCCTCCTCCCCCGCCCGCAGCGCCGACACGGGGCGCGCGCCGGCGTCGAACGACTCGTAGCGGGCGGGCAGGTGCTCGAGCAGCTGACCGACCTGCTCGACGCCCAGCGAGCGCAGCCGCCTCGCCAGCGTCGGGCCCACGCCGGGCAGCGCGGTGACGGGGTCGCTCCAACGCCCCGGGCCCGGGGGGCGCGGCCGCATCGGCGCCCGCGGGTCGCCCCGCCGTGACCCCAGCGGGGGCAGCGGCGAGGCGGGCGGGTGCGCGGAGGTTGCGCTCACGGCCATCTGACGAGCATAATCCGGGGCCGCTCGGACGCCTCGCGCGTCCCTGTCAACCCTGCGACGGAAGCGAGACGGCGGTCATGGCGAAGGTCTGCAGTGTCTGCGGGAAGGCACCCGCGTTCGGCAACAACCGCAGCCACTCGATGCGCGCGACCCCGCGGCGCTTCAACGTCAACGTGCAGAAGGTGCGCATCATGAAGGGCTCGACGCCCGTGCGGGCCTACGTGTGCACGCGCTGCCTCAAGGCCGGAAAGGTCCTGAAGGCCGCCTGATCCGCCGCCCGGGGGCCGGCGCGCGGCCGGCCCCCGGGCGAGGCGCCTAGCGGCGCCGCAGGACCTGCGACACCCG harbors:
- the recG gene encoding ATP-dependent DNA helicase RecG, coding for MAVSATSAHPPASPLPPLGSRRGDPRAPMRPRPPGPGRWSDPVTALPGVGPTLARRLRSLGVEQVGQLLEHLPARYESFDAGARPVSALRAGEEATVRVVLDSIAVRPTRRRGLRIVSARVHDATGRMGATWFNQQHLARVLQPGDELLLRGRVGTGGRREIAVRSHEVLGGPGSEGLHTTGLVPVYPATEAMPVRRIRELIDLARPLARAAPERLPARVRHRLGLPGAADALVGVHFPRSRAEARLGRRRMVVEELVVLQLGLLAVRRAQSGTRAAPPLEATGERSGPLLAALPFRLTAPQRRAAREVGRDLARPVPMRRLLQGEVGSGKTLVAVLAICQAVEAGAQAAVLVPTETLAEQHLRTLDAVLAPAGLAPVLLTGRVTGAERERRLLALRSGTAPIAVGTQALLSEGVAFHRLGLVVVDEQHRFGVEQRQALAERAAAGGGGAAHLLYMTATPIPRTLALTAYGDLTVSTIRSRPPGRSPVETRWVREADRDEAYELVRAQLRAGRQAYVICPLVEEGAAAEARAATTEAERLREGPFADFRVGLLHGALSADAKRAAMVDFAEGRIDLLVATTVVEVGIDVPNATTILIEDADRFGLAQLHQLRGRVGRGEHAGTCILFGEPPTEDGARRLEAVTQTSDGFRLAELDLEIRGEGSILGLRQAGPTDLRFARLSRDRRELAEARWLARRALRDDPHLERPEHRLLRDAVLQRFDHFPRLLDA
- the rpmB gene encoding 50S ribosomal protein L28, giving the protein MAKVCSVCGKAPAFGNNRSHSMRATPRRFNVNVQKVRIMKGSTPVRAYVCTRCLKAGKVLKAA